In Oryza sativa Japonica Group chromosome 3, ASM3414082v1, one DNA window encodes the following:
- the LOC4333774 gene encoding DIBOA-glucoside dioxygenase BX6 isoform X2 has product MPSGYDDDRLRELKAFDDTKAGVKGLVDAGVTAVPRIFHHPPDPTPVASAADAADADAIPVIDLARADADRDRVVAQVRSAAESVGFFQVVNHGVPARLTDGMLAAVRRFNERPAAAKAAFYTRDAARRRVRFNSNFDLFESPAANWRDTLFCQAAPDPPAPEELPADVRGVLPEYAGAARRLASSVLELLSSALGLETGRLGGMGCADGVSVDGMGGLQALLGGRWVDVPPVAGALVVNVGDLLELVSNGRMRSVEHRVVANRSRDAARVSVAAFCNVDLGRESSRSGRLYGPIAELTAGGDPPRYRSTTVAEFLAHYDGKGLDGRPALHHFRLPAAASLD; this is encoded by the exons ATGCCGTCCGgctacgacgacgaccgccTCCGCGAGCTCAAGGCCTTCGACGACACCAAGGCCGGCGTCAAGGgcctcgtcgacgccggcgtCACCGCCGTCCCGCGCATCTTCCACCACCCTCCCGACCCCACACcggtcgcctccgccgccgacgccgccgacgccgacgccatcCCGGTCATCGACCTCgcgcgcgccgacgccgaccgtGACAGGGTGGTCGCCCAGGTGAggtcggcggcggagtcggTGGGCTTCTTCCAGGTGGTCAACCACGGCGTGCCGGCGCGCCTCACGGACGGGATGctcgcggcggtgcggcggttcaacgagcggccggcggcggcgaaggcggcgttcTACAcgcgcgacgcggcgcggcgccgcgtgAGGTTCAACTCCAACTTCGACCTGTTCGAGTCCCCCGCCGCCAACTGGCGCGACACGCTCTTCTGCCAGGCGGCGCCggacccgccggcgccggaggagctCCCCGCCGACGTGAGGGGCGTGCTGCCGGAGTAcgccggggcggcgcggcggctggcgtCGTCCGTCCTGGAGCTCCTCTCGTCGGCGCTGGGGCTGGAGACGGGGCGGCTGGGGGGGATGGGCTGCGCCGACGGCGTCAGCGTG GACGGCATGGGCGGCCTCCAGGCGCTCCTCGGCGGGCGGTGGGTGGACGTcccgcccgtcgccggcgcgcTCGTCGTCAACGTCGGTGACCTGCTCGAGCTCGTCAGCAACGGGAGGATGAGGAGCGTGGAGCACCGGGTGGTGGCCAACCGGAGCAGGGACGCGGCGCGGGTGTCCGTGGCGGCGTTCTGCAACGTCGACCTGGGCCGCGAGAGCAGCCGGAGCGGCAGGCTGTACGGCCCCATCGCCGAgctcaccgccggcggcgacccgcCGCGGTACAGGAGCACCACCGTCGCCGAGTTCCTCGCGCACTACGACGGCAAGGGCCTCGACGGCCGCCCCGCCCTCCACCACTTCCGTCTACCTGCCGCCGCTAGTCTAGATTAG
- the LOC4333774 gene encoding DIBOA-glucoside dioxygenase BX6 isoform X1, with protein sequence MPSGYDDDRLRELKAFDDTKAGVKGLVDAGVTAVPRIFHHPPDPTPVASAADAADADAIPVIDLARADADRDRVVAQVRSAAESVGFFQVVNHGVPARLTDGMLAAVRRFNERPAAAKAAFYTRDAARRRVRFNSNFDLFESPAANWRDTLFCQAAPDPPAPEELPADVRGVLPEYAGAARRLASSVLELLSSALGLETGRLGGMGCADGVSVVSNYYPPCPEPEATVGTARHSDPAFLTVLLQDGMGGLQALLGGRWVDVPPVAGALVVNVGDLLELVSNGRMRSVEHRVVANRSRDAARVSVAAFCNVDLGRESSRSGRLYGPIAELTAGGDPPRYRSTTVAEFLAHYDGKGLDGRPALHHFRLPAAASLD encoded by the coding sequence ATGCCGTCCGgctacgacgacgaccgccTCCGCGAGCTCAAGGCCTTCGACGACACCAAGGCCGGCGTCAAGGgcctcgtcgacgccggcgtCACCGCCGTCCCGCGCATCTTCCACCACCCTCCCGACCCCACACcggtcgcctccgccgccgacgccgccgacgccgacgccatcCCGGTCATCGACCTCgcgcgcgccgacgccgaccgtGACAGGGTGGTCGCCCAGGTGAggtcggcggcggagtcggTGGGCTTCTTCCAGGTGGTCAACCACGGCGTGCCGGCGCGCCTCACGGACGGGATGctcgcggcggtgcggcggttcaacgagcggccggcggcggcgaaggcggcgttcTACAcgcgcgacgcggcgcggcgccgcgtgAGGTTCAACTCCAACTTCGACCTGTTCGAGTCCCCCGCCGCCAACTGGCGCGACACGCTCTTCTGCCAGGCGGCGCCggacccgccggcgccggaggagctCCCCGCCGACGTGAGGGGCGTGCTGCCGGAGTAcgccggggcggcgcggcggctggcgtCGTCCGTCCTGGAGCTCCTCTCGTCGGCGCTGGGGCTGGAGACGGGGCGGCTGGGGGGGATGGGCTGCGCCGACGGCGTCAGCGTGGTGAGCAACTACTACCCGCCGTGCCCGGAGCCGGAGGCCACCGTCGGCACGGCGAGGCACTCCGACCCGGCGTTCCTGACCGTGCTCCTGCAGGACGGCATGGGCGGCCTCCAGGCGCTCCTCGGCGGGCGGTGGGTGGACGTcccgcccgtcgccggcgcgcTCGTCGTCAACGTCGGTGACCTGCTCGAGCTCGTCAGCAACGGGAGGATGAGGAGCGTGGAGCACCGGGTGGTGGCCAACCGGAGCAGGGACGCGGCGCGGGTGTCCGTGGCGGCGTTCTGCAACGTCGACCTGGGCCGCGAGAGCAGCCGGAGCGGCAGGCTGTACGGCCCCATCGCCGAgctcaccgccggcggcgacccgcCGCGGTACAGGAGCACCACCGTCGCCGAGTTCCTCGCGCACTACGACGGCAAGGGCCTCGACGGCCGCCCCGCCCTCCACCACTTCCGTCTACCTGCCGCCGCTAGTCTAGATTAG